The genome window CCTATCGGATCGGCCAGCGCCCCGTCCCCATCCTTCGAGGCCTCGACTTGCAATTGGAAGCCGGCGAGCGGCTCTGCCTGGTCGGCGCTTCCGGCGAGGGCAAGAGCACCCTGCTCCACCTGATCGCCGGCCTCGACCGGGCCGACGGCGGCAGCATCCGGATCGAAGGCCAAGAGCTCGGCCAGCGCCGCGCCGCCGAGCTGGCCGAGCTGCGGCGGCGGAGCCTCGGCATCGTCTTCCAATTCTTCAACCTCTTCCCCTCGCTCAGCCTCCTCGACAACGTGCTGCTCCCGGCGACCCTCGACGGCCGGCCGCGGCGCGAGTCCGAAGACCGCGCCCGGGCCTTGATGGAGCGCAGCGGAATATGGCCGCGGCGGCGGGCCCGGGCCAACGAGGCCTCGGGCGGCGAGCTGCAGCGGGCGGCGCTTTGCCGGGCTTTGCTCAATCGTCCGGCCCTCCTGTTGGCCGACGAGCCGACCGGCAACCTCGACAGCCAGAATCGCCGCCGGGTCTACGAGCTGCTCGGCGATCTTTGCCGCGAGCAAGGCTGCGGCCTCCTCCTGGTGACCCACGATGAGGCGGCGATCGATTGGACCGACCGCCGCTGGGTTTTGCGCGGCGGGAAGGCGGTGCCGGCCTGAGACTCTTTTCTTGGCTCAGCCTAGCTTACTGGAGAGGGCGGCCGCTCAAGGCCTTGCTGACCTTGCTCGGCATGGCGGCGGGCATCGCGGTGTTCAGCGCGATCGAAGCCGCCAACCGCAGCGCCCTCGACTCCTTCCGCCGCTCGGTCGAGGAAGTCAGCGGCATCGCCGACCTCTCCCTCGTCGCCCGGAGCCGGCCGCTCCGCAACGAGGATTACGCCGCCGTCCTGGCCAACCCCTTCACCCTGGCCGCGACCCCGCTGGTTGAAGCGGTGGCGCTTTGCGGCCCCAAGCTCGAAAGCTCCTTCAGCTTGCTCGGCGTCGACCCGCTGAGCCGCGGCGATTTTTTTTCGGACTCCGCGCCGAGCGACTCCGGAAATTCACGGCCCTGGCTCGAGATGATGGCGGAACCCGGCTTGATCCTGCTCTCGCCGCCCTTGGCCCAAAGCTGCGGGGCCCAAGAAGGCGAGACTTTCCCGGTTTCGCTGGCCGGCCGCCGAAAAAATCCGCGAGTCAAGATTCTCGCTTCCCGGAGCGGCGGAGCTTCCTTGGCCTTCGCCGACATCGCCACCGTCCAGGAACTGCTGGAAGAGCCGGCCGGCTTGAGCCGGATCGAGGTCCGGGTCCGGCCGGGAAAACTGGCCGAGTGGAAGAGCGAAGCCGAACGCGGCCTCGAGCCGGGGCTCGCGATCGTGACGGCCGAAGAGCGGCTCGGCGAGGGCCGCGAGCTGCTCAAAGCCTTCCAGCTCAACCTGCTTTCGCTGGGGCTGGTCGCCGTCTTCGTCGCGGTCTTCATCGTCTACAACGCCAGCAGCCTGGCCTTGCTCCACCGCCGGCCCGACTTGGCCGTGCTTCGAGCCCTCGGCGCCACCCGTCGCCGTTTGGGGCTGACTCTCGGCGCCGAAGCCCTGTTGATGGGCTTGCTCGGCGGCGGCCTCGGCTTCCTGCTCGGCAGCGGCTTGGCCCGGCTGCTCTTCGGCCCGATCGCCCGGACCGTCCGCCAGCTCTACCTCAACCAAGCCGAGCTGCGGCTCGACTGGAGCGGCCAGGGCCTGGCCGTCGCGCTGGGCCTCGGCTTGGCCGGCGCCCTGCTCGGCACCTTCCTGCCGCTGGCCGAGGCGCTGGCGGTGCGGCCGGTCGAAGCGGCCCGCCGGCTCAGCTATGAACGCCATCTCCGCCATCATCCCTTGTTCCTGCTCGGCCTCTCGGCCCTCGCCTTCCTCATCGGCTTGGCCGCGGCCAAGCTCAGCTCGCCGGCCCGGCCGGCTTGGGGCTTCGTCACCGCCTTCGGCGTCCTGATCGGATTTCTCCTGCTCACGCCGCTGGCGATGCGCCTGGTCCTGCTCCTGCTGCAAGCTTTGGCCCGTCTCGGCCGCTGGGGCGCGGCCCAGGTCGCTTGGGCTCAGGTCGCCGAAAATCCTTACCGCTACGGCGTGGTCACCGCGGCCTTGACCTTGGGCGTCGCGCTCTGGCTCGGCGTGAGCTTGATGGTGAACTCCTTTCGCGGCGCGGTGGTCGATTGGATCGGCGGCATCCGCGGCGACGTCTATCTCACTTTGCGGGACAACCCGGCCAACGGCTTTCGTAGCTTCCTGCCGCCGGACTTCGTGGTCGCGGTCGAGGCGGCGGCCGGCGAGGCCCGGATCGACACCCTGCGCGGCTTCCTGGCCCGGCGCGGGTCCGATGAGGTCACGGTTTCGGCGATCGCGCTGCGCGATTTGATGGCCCATGGCCAGATCCGCCTGCTCCAAGGCAGCCTCGATCCCTTTTTGGCCGGCGGAAAGCTTTTCGCCGTTTCCGAATCCTTCGCCCGCCGGCAAAGGATCGAGATCGGCGACCGGCTCACGCTGGAAACCGAATGGGGAGCTTGGACGCTGCCGGTCGCCGCGATC of bacterium contains these proteins:
- a CDS encoding ABC transporter ATP-binding protein gives rise to the protein MPLLEVRGLEKSYRIGQRPVPILRGLDLQLEAGERLCLVGASGEGKSTLLHLIAGLDRADGGSIRIEGQELGQRRAAELAELRRRSLGIVFQFFNLFPSLSLLDNVLLPATLDGRPRRESEDRARALMERSGIWPRRRARANEASGGELQRAALCRALLNRPALLLADEPTGNLDSQNRRRVYELLGDLCREQGCGLLLVTHDEAAIDWTDRRWVLRGGKAVPA
- a CDS encoding FtsX-like permease family protein, with product MDRPPLGFARREGGAGLRLFSWLSLAYWRGRPLKALLTLLGMAAGIAVFSAIEAANRSALDSFRRSVEEVSGIADLSLVARSRPLRNEDYAAVLANPFTLAATPLVEAVALCGPKLESSFSLLGVDPLSRGDFFSDSAPSDSGNSRPWLEMMAEPGLILLSPPLAQSCGAQEGETFPVSLAGRRKNPRVKILASRSGGASLAFADIATVQELLEEPAGLSRIEVRVRPGKLAEWKSEAERGLEPGLAIVTAEERLGEGRELLKAFQLNLLSLGLVAVFVAVFIVYNASSLALLHRRPDLAVLRALGATRRRLGLTLGAEALLMGLLGGGLGFLLGSGLARLLFGPIARTVRQLYLNQAELRLDWSGQGLAVALGLGLAGALLGTFLPLAEALAVRPVEAARRLSYERHLRHHPLFLLGLSALAFLIGLAAAKLSSPARPAWGFVTAFGVLIGFLLLTPLAMRLVLLLLQALARLGRWGAAQVAWAQVAENPYRYGVVTAALTLGVALWLGVSLMVNSFRGAVVDWIGGIRGDVYLTLRDNPANGFRSFLPPDFVVAVEAAAGEARIDTLRGFLARRGSDEVTVSAIALRDLMAHGQIRLLQGSLDPFLAGGKLFAVSESFARRQRIEIGDRLTLETEWGAWTLPVAAIFHDYSSERGVVYVDRETFQAFSGDRRIQGMALYLKDPSRAAPLIARFRGLAGAPPTLEVRPYREVRSRVLEVFDQTFAVTDLLKYVALFVAFLGVLTTLAILLEEKRREVGLLQALGISPSGLRGYGLSQGLALACCGYALGALAGLSLAWVLLKVLHYDHFGWTIPFHWNPWILLIGLGLTLGVGALATAVPIHWLSRIQPSEALRYEE